One Drechmeria coniospora strain ARSEF 6962 chromosome 01, whole genome shotgun sequence genomic region harbors:
- a CDS encoding RNase H domain protein translates to MNKKRSAPGLGLVTESAALKKRKTDGMQKFYAVQAGHKPGVYLNYAECSSQTAGFKGAVFKSFTSRDDAEAFVAGKKVSAPANEPDRFYAVAVGSPTGIYKTWDEAAMAIKGVKGPKYKRFGKRGEAVAYIKQFGSREAIEALGESVPEKIEAPVVVPAAKQTRRAVVAPAPPVDDAVEIYTDGSSLANGKLGARAGIGVFFGDGDPRNLSERLEGEPQTNQRAELMALLRALEIAPTNQTVRIITDSQYSINAVTQWAVGWKQKGWMTANGGQVKNQDIIRAVLDRMDERTAAGANTYYRWVKGHATSRGNMAADSLAVRGAKSALRPS, encoded by the exons ATGAACAAAAAGAGGTCTGCGCCGGGGTTGGGGCTCGTCACGGAGTCGGCCGCGTTGAAGAAGCGGAAGACGGATGGGATGCAAAAGTTTTACGCAGTCCAGGCAGGGCACAAACCCGGCGTTTATCTCAACTACGCAGAATGTTCCAGCCAAACAGCTGGGTTCAAGGGCGCCGTCT TCAAGTCTTTTACGTCGAGAGATGATGCCGAGGCGTTTGTGGCCGGCAAGAAAGTTTCGGCGCCCGCCAACGAGCCGGATCGGTTCtatgccgtcgccgtcggctcgccAACAGGCATCTACAAGACCTGGGATGAGGCCGCCATGGCGATCAAGGGAGTGAAAGGCCCCAAGTACAAGCGATTCGGCAAGCGAGGCGAAGCGGTCGCCTACATCAAGCAGTTCGGAAGCAGGGAAGCCATCGAGGCGTTGGGGGAGAGCGTTCCGGAGAAGATTGAGGCACCGGTGGTGGTGCCGGCTGCGAAACAAACGAGGAGGGCAGTAGtggcgccggcaccgccagtcgacgatgccgtggAGATTTACACGGACGGAAGCAGCCTGGCAAACGGCAAGCTCGGGGCGAgggccggcatcggcgtcttcttcggcgacggcgatccTCGAAACTTGTCGGAGCGtctcgagggcgagccgCAGACGAACCAGCGAGCCGAGCTGATGGCTCTGCTGCGAGCGCTCGAGATTGCCCCGACGAACCAGACGGTTCGCATCATCACCGACAGCCAGTACTCCATCAACGCCGTTACGCAGTGGGCCGTGGGATGGAAGCAAAAGGGATGGATGACGGCCAACGGAGGCCAGGTCAAGAACCAGGACATCATCCGCGCCGTTCTGGATAGGATGGATGagcggacggcggccggaGCCAACACGTACTACCGCTGGGTGAAGGGTCACGCGACGAGTAGGGGCAACATGGCGGCGGacagcctcgccgtccgggGGGCCAAATCGGCGCTGCGGCCCAGTTGA